In Candidatus Defluviilinea proxima, a single genomic region encodes these proteins:
- a CDS encoding response regulator transcription factor, whose amino-acid sequence MLVDDHPVVRSGLGAFLSALPDMELVGEAENGEDAFTLCGLLKPDVVLMDMMMPGTDGLTATRRIHEKYPSVHVLALTSFQDDALVQGALNAGAIGYLMKNTSAQELAAAIRSAHHGRMTLSPEAAAALVHAHTHAKDIDELTDRERDVLKLMVEGLNNTQIAERLVVSLSTVKFHIGNILMKLRVENRVAAVTVAIQNKLI is encoded by the coding sequence ATGTTGGTAGACGACCATCCTGTTGTGCGTTCGGGGTTGGGAGCTTTTCTCTCTGCCCTGCCCGATATGGAGTTGGTGGGCGAGGCCGAAAACGGAGAGGACGCCTTCACACTGTGTGGCTTGTTGAAGCCTGATGTAGTGTTGATGGATATGATGATGCCTGGCACAGATGGTTTGACCGCCACACGTCGCATCCATGAAAAGTATCCCTCTGTGCATGTTCTCGCGCTGACGAGTTTTCAAGATGATGCTCTGGTGCAAGGCGCATTGAATGCTGGTGCCATCGGCTACTTGATGAAGAACACTTCGGCGCAGGAGCTTGCCGCCGCCATTCGTTCTGCCCATCATGGTCGCATGACTCTCTCGCCGGAGGCTGCGGCGGCGCTTGTCCATGCTCATACACATGCCAAAGATATCGACGAGCTAACAGACCGTGAGCGTGATGTTTTGAAACTGATGGTGGAAGGTTTGAATAACACACAGATCGCAGAGCGTTTGGTTGTAAGCCTCTCAACCGTCAAATTTCATATCGGCAATATCCTCATGAAGCTACGAGTGGAGAACCGCGTGGCGGCTGTCACTGTGGCGATACAAAACAAACTGATCTAA
- a CDS encoding phosphonoacetaldehyde hydrolase: protein MGFVYQRSYRGSLKAVILDWAGTAVDYGSFAPTAVFLRLFESQGVTITPDDARSGMGLMKKDHLRTILARPSVADAWNASRGASPSEDDIENLFNNFIPMQLEVLTEYATPIPGLLDVVEDVHSRGLKIGSTTGYIRSMMDILAPKAKENGYEPDCIVCPDEVPAGRPYPWMCYQNAMQLGVYPMQAMVKVGDTLVDVEEGLNAGMWTVGLSLTGNLLGLDEESFNQLSSEEQNTARERVETQLYQAGAHYVIDGIWDLPDVLEDIDFRLMSGEQP from the coding sequence ATGGGATTCGTTTACCAACGTTCATATCGCGGATCGCTGAAAGCGGTCATATTGGATTGGGCCGGCACTGCTGTGGATTACGGATCTTTCGCCCCGACAGCTGTGTTTTTGCGTCTGTTTGAGAGTCAAGGTGTGACGATCACTCCTGATGATGCGCGCTCTGGAATGGGGCTCATGAAGAAAGATCATTTGCGAACCATTCTTGCGCGCCCATCTGTCGCCGATGCGTGGAATGCTTCACGTGGGGCATCTCCGTCAGAAGATGACATCGAAAACCTCTTCAACAATTTCATTCCCATGCAACTTGAAGTACTGACAGAATATGCCACACCGATCCCTGGCCTTTTAGATGTAGTGGAAGATGTACATTCGCGTGGCCTCAAGATCGGTTCGACCACAGGCTACATCCGTTCCATGATGGATATCCTCGCACCGAAGGCAAAAGAGAATGGCTACGAACCTGATTGCATTGTTTGTCCTGATGAAGTACCGGCCGGTCGCCCTTATCCCTGGATGTGCTATCAGAACGCGATGCAACTCGGTGTATATCCCATGCAAGCCATGGTCAAAGTGGGTGACACGTTAGTGGACGTGGAAGAAGGTTTGAATGCCGGCATGTGGACGGTTGGTCTATCGCTCACAGGCAACCTGCTCGGCTTGGATGAAGAAAGCTTTAATCAGTTATCTTCTGAAGAACAAAACACAGCGCGAGAAAGAGTTGAAACACAACTTTATCAGGCAGGCGCACATTACGTCATTGATGGTATTTGGGATCTGCCCGACGTATTGGAAGATATTGATTTTCGTCTTATGAGCGGTGAACAACCATAG
- a CDS encoding GGDEF domain-containing protein: MLLQTPVRSKGKQYFASILAIFAFLFSGQPLNGKTAQPEQKTSGPVTPYPAPGSVVRFEHLGIENGLSQNTGQVIFQDSRGFLWIGTQDGLNRYDGYAFTVFRHDPDNLASISNNSILSITEDVQGFLWVGTRDGGLNRFDPVTEKFISYHNNPRNSNSLSNNTVTSILRDSHGTLWVGTLDGLNRFNPKSNGFDRFMHQPNDPTSLSSNVISTLFEDSLHQLWVGTGALGQPGAGLNRFNPSTGRSVRFQHSDSNPTSLASDNISDIYEAPDGNFWIGTGGYQLTGGGVELFNPQTGTFFHYQYDAELDESVSGNNISALWGDSNGILWISTWANGLNSMDLSNAGHFTRYQHDPYFADSLSGDDIWSLFKDRSGILWIGTIRNGVNKLPAKSGQFNLYHNNPRDPNSLGMNTVGAFSEDQYGNVWVGTWGSGLDRFDPRHGRFEHFRQNLDDINSLSSNLVMSVYVSSENIVWVGTRGGGLNRMELATGKITHYLHDLRNPNSLPDDNVAAIVPDGSGGVWLGTFGGLSHYNPDKDVFINYSSDISKHPSNPAGLSENKVISLYLDGRKNVLWVGTWGGGLGRLNLADPLQMLPLLASFKTYRYSADNPNSISDDSVWSIHGNTDGTLWLGTQSGLNHFDPSTQTFERYTKEQGLPSETVLGVLKDDQGVLWLPTNNGLVQFNPQTKEFTTFDKSDGLQDNQFNTNAYFQSRDGVMYVGGVDGFNTFRPENIQPNPTPPQVAITDFQVLNKPWSTDLSGRTPIRLSYQEDFISFGFAALDFQSPQSNQYAYMLEGFDKDWTQAGSRRYAAYTSLPGGGYTFRVKASNSDGVWSEPGIAIPVIVAPPVWELRWFQGVVVALLVLFIALGFRWRLNTIHLQKTALERQVAIRTSELLYQIEQRQKAEQALAEKAAQEAVAMDRTRLARDLHDAVTQTLFSASMIAEVLPDIWSTSQAEGQRRLGELRQLTRGALAEMRTLLVELRPSGLTEIPLPELLRQLCESLVGRARLPIQLHTEGIQKLPPELQVCLYRITQEALNNVIKHARATQVLVNLILEEDKISLSVIDNGNGFVVDSVSPEHYGLKIMRERAETVGAVFTIYSEPGAGTQVVVSWIPPDFDMPAPPLTIQSSPEPESEGNETQTVKENG, encoded by the coding sequence ATGTTATTACAAACACCCGTCCGCTCGAAGGGAAAGCAGTACTTTGCCAGTATTCTGGCTATTTTTGCGTTTCTATTCTCTGGGCAACCGCTTAATGGGAAAACTGCCCAACCTGAGCAGAAGACTTCGGGCCCGGTTACCCCATATCCTGCGCCGGGCAGTGTGGTGCGTTTTGAGCATCTTGGCATCGAAAATGGACTTTCGCAAAATACTGGGCAGGTTATTTTTCAAGATAGCCGTGGTTTTTTGTGGATCGGTACACAGGATGGTTTGAATCGTTATGATGGGTATGCTTTTACTGTTTTCCGGCATGACCCTGATAACCTGGCATCGATCAGCAATAATAGTATTTTATCGATTACAGAGGACGTGCAGGGGTTTCTCTGGGTGGGGACAAGAGACGGTGGACTGAATCGCTTTGATCCTGTTACGGAAAAATTTATCTCCTATCATAATAATCCGCGGAACTCAAACAGTCTTAGTAACAACACTGTTACTTCCATCCTTCGTGATTCACATGGCACATTGTGGGTTGGGACGTTAGATGGATTAAATCGCTTTAACCCCAAGTCCAATGGGTTTGACCGTTTTATGCATCAGCCAAATGACCCGACCAGTTTGAGTAGCAACGTCATCTCGACTCTTTTTGAGGATTCATTGCATCAGCTTTGGGTTGGCACAGGTGCGCTGGGCCAGCCCGGGGCTGGATTGAATCGCTTCAATCCCTCTACGGGTCGATCTGTCCGCTTTCAACATTCCGATTCAAACCCGACCAGTTTGGCAAGTGACAATATCTCAGATATTTATGAAGCGCCTGACGGAAACTTTTGGATCGGTACGGGAGGCTATCAATTAACCGGTGGTGGCGTTGAATTATTCAACCCGCAAACAGGGACATTTTTTCACTACCAATATGATGCAGAGCTTGACGAGTCGGTCAGTGGGAACAACATCTCTGCCTTGTGGGGCGATTCAAACGGAATTCTTTGGATCAGCACATGGGCCAATGGCTTGAATAGCATGGACTTATCCAATGCTGGGCATTTTACACGCTATCAACATGACCCGTATTTTGCAGATAGCTTAAGCGGTGATGATATTTGGTCGCTGTTCAAAGACCGCTCAGGAATTTTGTGGATCGGTACTATTCGTAATGGTGTAAATAAACTCCCCGCAAAAAGCGGACAATTCAATCTGTATCACAATAACCCCAGAGACCCGAATAGCTTGGGGATGAATACGGTGGGTGCTTTTTCAGAAGATCAATATGGGAATGTTTGGGTCGGAACTTGGGGAAGCGGGTTGGATCGTTTTGACCCGCGCCATGGACGCTTTGAACATTTCCGACAAAATTTAGATGATATCAATAGCCTGTCGAGTAATCTGGTGATGAGTGTATATGTCAGCTCGGAGAATATTGTTTGGGTCGGAACACGAGGTGGCGGTTTAAATCGCATGGAACTCGCAACAGGGAAGATCACGCATTATCTTCATGATCTTCGTAACCCTAACAGTTTGCCCGATGATAACGTGGCTGCGATTGTTCCTGATGGCAGTGGCGGCGTATGGTTGGGCACCTTTGGCGGCCTGTCTCATTACAACCCGGACAAAGATGTCTTTATTAATTACAGCAGTGACATCTCAAAACATCCATCCAACCCAGCAGGTTTGAGCGAGAACAAGGTCATTAGCTTGTATTTGGATGGAAGAAAAAATGTGTTGTGGGTTGGGACTTGGGGAGGCGGTTTGGGCCGTCTCAATTTGGCTGACCCGCTTCAAATGCTCCCGTTGCTTGCTTCGTTCAAAACATATCGTTACAGCGCTGACAATCCTAACAGCATCAGCGATGATTCGGTTTGGAGTATCCATGGAAATACGGATGGCACCCTCTGGTTGGGGACGCAATCTGGCTTGAACCATTTCGATCCTTCAACACAAACCTTTGAACGTTATACCAAGGAACAAGGCCTGCCAAGTGAAACAGTGTTGGGTGTACTCAAAGACGATCAAGGTGTTTTATGGCTTCCTACGAATAATGGGTTGGTTCAATTTAACCCGCAGACCAAAGAATTCACAACATTCGATAAGTCAGATGGGCTTCAAGATAACCAGTTCAACACGAATGCATATTTTCAGAGTCGTGATGGTGTGATGTATGTGGGTGGGGTGGATGGCTTCAACACGTTCCGCCCTGAAAACATTCAACCCAATCCTACACCTCCACAGGTGGCAATAACAGACTTTCAGGTGCTAAATAAACCCTGGTCAACGGATCTTTCTGGCCGTACGCCGATACGTCTTTCGTATCAAGAAGATTTTATTTCGTTTGGCTTCGCCGCCCTTGATTTCCAGTCACCGCAGAGCAATCAGTATGCTTATATGCTCGAAGGTTTTGATAAAGATTGGACACAAGCCGGGAGCCGACGTTATGCGGCGTATACGAGTTTGCCGGGCGGTGGCTATACTTTCCGTGTGAAAGCATCCAACAGCGACGGCGTATGGAGCGAGCCAGGCATTGCGATCCCAGTTATTGTCGCTCCACCGGTTTGGGAGTTGAGATGGTTCCAAGGGGTCGTTGTTGCTCTTCTCGTTTTGTTCATTGCCCTCGGTTTTCGCTGGCGTTTGAATACGATCCATTTGCAAAAAACGGCTTTGGAAAGACAGGTGGCAATTCGTACCTCTGAGTTGCTGTATCAGATCGAACAACGCCAAAAAGCGGAGCAGGCGCTGGCTGAAAAAGCCGCCCAAGAGGCGGTGGCTATGGATCGCACCCGTCTGGCACGTGACTTGCACGATGCTGTCACGCAGACGCTTTTCTCGGCCAGTATGATCGCTGAAGTGTTGCCTGATATCTGGAGCACGAGTCAGGCAGAAGGTCAAAGAAGACTCGGTGAACTTCGTCAATTGACGCGTGGCGCATTGGCTGAGATGCGCACTCTGTTGGTGGAGTTGCGTCCCAGCGGTTTGACCGAGATTCCATTGCCGGAGTTGTTGCGTCAGTTGTGCGAATCCTTAGTTGGGCGTGCTCGTTTGCCAATCCAATTGCATACGGAAGGGATTCAAAAACTTCCTCCTGAGTTACAGGTATGTCTGTATCGCATTACACAAGAGGCGTTGAATAACGTGATCAAGCATGCGCGTGCCACTCAGGTGCTCGTGAACTTGATCTTGGAAGAGGATAAGATAAGCCTTTCTGTGATTGATAATGGCAACGGCTTTGTAGTTGATTCTGTTTCCCCTGAACACTACGGGCTTAAGATCATGCGCGAACGGGCAGAAACGGTCGGTGCTGTTTTCACGATCTATAGCGAGCCCGGTGCAGGTACGCAAGTTGTTGTATCATGGATACCACCTGATTTTGATATGCCAGCACCACCTCTTACAATTCAATCTTCCCCCGAGCCAGAGTCGGAGGGGAATGAAACTCAAACAGTGAAAGAGAATGGATAG
- a CDS encoding ABC transporter permease, with the protein MRRYLGRKLLIYILTFFIAVTVDWMIPRFMPGNPITILISRAGLRGNAVSQMYTYYLDAFGLDLPVWKQYLNFWVAIFHGDLGTSIYLFPTPVKDVIFSAIPYDIALLVPAILLSWFAGNSFGAFAARNKKLDNTLLPIGYILTATPYMWLGILIAWTFAIVLKIFPLAGGYSFDLQPHLSWRFIWSLIQHWFLPFASLFIVQFGGWAIGMRNLIIYELESDYSHYLEALGAPQKLIRKYAFRNAMLPQLTGLALQLGVIVAGALATEVVFGYPGIGYLILQAIHNEDYFLIQGCFLFVVICVLLANFAIDIAYLIVDPRTRTGMQGGAG; encoded by the coding sequence ATGAGACGTTACCTTGGAAGAAAACTGCTGATCTATATACTTACTTTTTTCATCGCAGTGACAGTAGACTGGATGATCCCACGCTTTATGCCCGGGAACCCCATCACCATTTTGATCTCACGCGCGGGTCTACGTGGGAATGCAGTCTCTCAGATGTACACCTATTATCTGGATGCGTTTGGATTGGATCTGCCCGTTTGGAAGCAATATCTAAATTTCTGGGTGGCAATCTTTCATGGTGACTTGGGAACCAGTATTTATCTTTTCCCTACGCCAGTCAAGGATGTGATCTTCAGTGCTATTCCATATGATATCGCGCTTCTTGTCCCTGCTATTTTGTTGAGCTGGTTTGCTGGAAACAGTTTCGGCGCTTTTGCCGCACGTAACAAGAAACTTGATAACACCCTGCTTCCTATAGGATACATTCTCACAGCAACACCTTATATGTGGTTAGGTATCCTCATCGCATGGACGTTTGCCATCGTTTTGAAGATCTTTCCGTTGGCTGGGGGATATAGCTTTGACCTGCAACCTCATTTATCCTGGCGATTTATCTGGAGTTTGATCCAACATTGGTTTCTGCCTTTCGCCTCACTCTTTATCGTGCAGTTTGGTGGGTGGGCTATCGGCATGCGTAACCTGATCATCTATGAGCTTGAATCGGATTATTCCCACTATTTGGAAGCATTGGGAGCGCCACAGAAACTTATTCGTAAATATGCTTTTCGGAATGCGATGCTTCCGCAATTGACCGGGCTTGCCCTTCAATTGGGTGTGATCGTAGCGGGCGCATTGGCAACCGAGGTCGTGTTTGGTTATCCGGGGATCGGCTACCTTATTCTCCAGGCCATTCATAACGAGGATTACTTCCTCATTCAGGGATGTTTCTTATTCGTCGTCATCTGTGTGTTGCTGGCTAACTTTGCCATCGATATTGCATATCTGATCGTAGACCCCCGAACTCGTACCGGCATGCAGGGAGGAGCTGGATAA
- a CDS encoding 2-aminoethylphosphonate--pyruvate transaminase: MNTLSSWKDKALFTPGPLTTSAITKQAMLRDLGSRDAEFIATVRDIRSRLVELGNGGDVYTAILMQGSGTFGIEATLSSIIPADGKLLILINGAYGQRMLKIASVHHIQTATLIFPENTMPDASALESALSEDSSISHVAVVHCETTTGIINPIEVYGEIVKRHNRIYIVDAMSSFGAYPIDLKACGIDYLISSSNKCIEGVPGFSFVLAKKDELEITKEYARTLSLDLFAQWKGLEGDGQFRFTPPVHVILAFHQALLELENEGGVSARGSRYCKNYDLTITAMQQMGFNAYLKPEDRGYIITSFHYPDHPNFDFQNFYSRLSQKGHVIYPGKLSHADCFRIGHVGRLGIADVRALMAAIAETLQEMDIQL, from the coding sequence ATGAATACTCTCTCCTCTTGGAAAGATAAAGCGCTCTTCACGCCTGGTCCGCTTACAACCAGTGCAATCACCAAGCAAGCTATGTTGCGTGACCTCGGCTCGCGTGATGCTGAGTTCATCGCCACAGTGCGAGATATACGAAGCAGACTTGTTGAGTTGGGTAATGGCGGGGATGTGTACACGGCTATATTGATGCAGGGCAGTGGAACCTTCGGGATCGAAGCGACACTTTCATCTATCATACCGGCGGATGGCAAGTTGCTGATCTTGATCAATGGCGCATATGGACAACGCATGCTCAAGATCGCAAGCGTGCATCATATCCAAACGGCTACATTGATCTTTCCTGAGAACACGATGCCCGATGCGTCTGCGCTTGAATCAGCTTTGAGTGAAGATTCTTCTATTTCGCACGTGGCAGTCGTCCATTGCGAAACAACGACCGGCATTATCAATCCGATTGAAGTGTATGGTGAGATCGTCAAGAGACACAACCGTATCTACATCGTGGATGCGATGAGTAGTTTTGGCGCGTATCCCATAGACTTGAAAGCTTGCGGTATTGATTATCTGATTTCATCCTCCAATAAATGCATTGAGGGTGTGCCCGGCTTTTCATTTGTTCTCGCTAAAAAAGACGAGCTCGAAATTACAAAGGAATACGCCCGTACTCTGAGCCTTGATTTGTTTGCCCAATGGAAGGGGCTCGAAGGTGATGGACAATTTCGCTTCACGCCGCCTGTGCATGTGATCCTGGCGTTTCATCAGGCATTGCTTGAATTGGAGAATGAAGGAGGCGTCTCTGCTCGCGGTTCTCGGTATTGTAAGAATTATGACCTCACGATCACAGCCATGCAACAGATGGGATTCAATGCTTACCTCAAGCCTGAAGATCGAGGCTATATCATCACATCGTTTCATTATCCCGATCACCCCAATTTTGATTTTCAAAATTTCTACTCGCGTCTCAGCCAGAAGGGACATGTGATCTATCCCGGCAAACTGAGCCATGCTGATTGTTTTCGCATCGGCCATGTGGGGCGGCTGGGGATTGCAGATGTGCGCGCACTGATGGCGGCAATTGCTGAGACCCTGCAAGAAATGGATATTCAACTGTAG
- a CDS encoding ABC transporter ATP-binding protein codes for MSFLKLTHIHKSFADMPAVEDFNLSAEQGEFVSFLGPSGCGKTTTLRMIAGFELPTSGKITIADQDLTYVAPNKRNVGMVFQSYALFPNMTIADNIGYGLKVVGKTKAEINKRVDEMLELIHLENFRDRYPYQLSGGQQQRVALVRALAIRPQILLLDEPLSALDAKIRVELRQEIRRIQQQLGITTIYVTHDQEEALSLSDRIVVMSQGRMEQVGTPSEIYTYPATEFVAKFVGHINLLPVNIVNPPEGTVKVGDQMVHTSRTVNFADGETLRLAIRPEELNPGHIEGANNLTGTVTSITYLGSIIRIRIDVEGHQVSMDMFNERKLQLPTVGEPFEFNFDADACWLL; via the coding sequence ATGTCTTTCCTGAAACTTACTCACATTCATAAATCTTTTGCGGATATGCCCGCCGTGGAGGATTTCAACCTGAGCGCAGAGCAGGGCGAATTCGTATCTTTTCTTGGACCGAGCGGCTGTGGCAAAACGACCACCTTGCGCATGATCGCCGGGTTTGAATTACCCACCTCCGGTAAGATCACCATCGCCGATCAAGATTTGACATATGTAGCCCCGAACAAACGTAACGTGGGAATGGTCTTTCAATCCTATGCTTTGTTTCCCAACATGACGATTGCAGATAATATCGGCTACGGTTTGAAGGTCGTGGGGAAAACCAAGGCAGAGATCAATAAACGTGTTGATGAAATGCTTGAGTTGATCCACCTTGAAAATTTCAGAGATCGGTATCCCTATCAACTCTCTGGTGGACAACAACAACGTGTGGCTTTGGTGCGTGCGCTGGCAATTCGTCCGCAAATCTTGTTGCTTGATGAACCCCTATCGGCCTTGGATGCCAAGATTCGTGTGGAGTTACGTCAGGAGATCCGCCGCATTCAACAGCAATTGGGTATTACAACCATTTACGTGACTCACGATCAAGAGGAAGCGCTATCACTTTCTGATCGCATTGTGGTGATGAGTCAGGGGCGCATGGAGCAAGTCGGTACGCCATCGGAGATTTACACATATCCAGCCACTGAATTTGTCGCAAAGTTTGTAGGGCACATCAATCTGTTGCCTGTGAATATCGTCAACCCGCCTGAAGGGACAGTGAAAGTGGGTGACCAAATGGTACACACCAGCCGCACAGTCAATTTTGCAGATGGTGAAACACTTCGCCTCGCTATTCGCCCCGAAGAGTTGAATCCGGGACATATCGAAGGCGCTAACAATCTGACGGGCACGGTGACATCCATTACTTACCTTGGTTCTATCATTCGCATTCGTATCGATGTAGAGGGGCATCAGGTGTCCATGGATATGTTCAACGAAAGAAAACTACAACTTCCCACAGTAGGTGAACCGTTCGAGTTCAATTTCGATGCAGATGCTTGTTGGTTGCTGTAA
- a CDS encoding ABC transporter substrate-binding protein, which translates to MKRTTMILSILLMLSMLLGACQSQTPVPTETEVASVPATDDAPVATAPVADEPVVFNRNETLYTSGTQWGPPSSWNPFNGGGYAMGTIGLVYETLYIYDPLADTFTPWLAAEDMKWVDASTMEVKLREGLTWADGQPLTADDVKFTFDLADPNGAYKASLNFVRMWNFLASVEKVDDLTVQFKFNETPYQEIGVFFYQTPIVPKHLWENRDAADITGGANEMGVGSGPYKFESNDQSRQVLVRNDNWWGINAFGKTPAPKRIVDIVNGSNNVALGLVLQGGLDLSNNFLPGVATLVKGGYNVQTYYSDSPYMISANVATLIINEQKKPLDDVNFRRALAYAINVKDIVENDYTGIVRAADPTGLMPTQDKYIDKAQVAELGWTYDPEKSKQILADAGYKDLDGDGFVETPDGSKIELKVTCPTGWTDWMAAVQIISRDAKAVGLNIEPDYPTYPAWRDAQLQGTFELSIQNEAQMSSTVWNYYNWVFQNPATPEHISQTQFGNYGLYDNPEAFELLNQLDRVEIGDDEAIKEITSKLQKITLTELPTIPLWYNGLWAQYSNAVWTNWPSSADGSNHYLPASWRGYWNLSGIQMLLDLKPVEQQ; encoded by the coding sequence ATGAAACGCACGACAATGATCTTAAGCATACTATTGATGTTAAGTATGTTGCTCGGCGCATGTCAGAGCCAAACGCCTGTTCCAACCGAAACTGAGGTTGCATCTGTACCAGCAACTGATGATGCACCTGTTGCTACTGCACCTGTAGCGGATGAACCGGTTGTGTTCAATCGTAATGAAACACTTTACACCAGTGGCACACAATGGGGACCGCCATCCAGTTGGAATCCGTTCAACGGTGGTGGATATGCCATGGGAACGATTGGTCTGGTCTACGAAACTTTGTATATCTATGATCCACTAGCTGATACGTTTACTCCCTGGTTAGCCGCAGAAGATATGAAATGGGTGGATGCCTCAACAATGGAAGTCAAACTGCGCGAAGGCCTCACTTGGGCGGATGGTCAGCCGTTGACCGCTGATGATGTTAAATTCACTTTTGACTTGGCCGACCCGAATGGCGCATACAAAGCATCCTTGAACTTTGTGAGAATGTGGAACTTCCTGGCCTCCGTGGAAAAAGTGGATGACCTCACTGTCCAATTCAAATTCAACGAGACCCCCTATCAGGAAATCGGTGTGTTCTTCTATCAAACCCCGATCGTTCCGAAACATCTGTGGGAAAACAGAGACGCCGCAGATATTACCGGTGGCGCTAATGAGATGGGCGTTGGATCTGGCCCCTATAAATTCGAATCGAATGACCAATCACGTCAGGTCTTGGTGCGTAATGATAATTGGTGGGGCATCAACGCCTTCGGCAAGACACCTGCTCCCAAGCGCATCGTGGACATCGTAAACGGTTCCAACAACGTAGCCCTTGGTTTGGTTCTACAAGGTGGGCTTGACCTGAGCAACAACTTCCTGCCGGGCGTAGCAACACTTGTCAAAGGCGGTTACAACGTACAAACCTATTACAGCGACTCCCCGTACATGATCTCTGCCAATGTGGCAACTCTCATCATCAACGAACAAAAGAAACCATTGGATGATGTGAACTTCCGCCGTGCCTTGGCCTATGCGATCAACGTGAAAGATATCGTTGAGAACGATTACACCGGTATCGTACGAGCTGCAGACCCCACTGGTCTCATGCCGACCCAGGACAAATACATTGACAAGGCCCAGGTCGCAGAATTGGGTTGGACGTATGATCCCGAAAAATCCAAGCAGATCCTTGCCGATGCTGGTTATAAGGATTTGGATGGCGACGGCTTTGTAGAAACTCCCGATGGCTCCAAGATCGAATTGAAAGTTACTTGCCCCACCGGCTGGACCGACTGGATGGCCGCTGTACAGATCATCTCACGTGATGCGAAAGCTGTCGGCTTGAACATTGAGCCAGACTATCCCACGTACCCCGCTTGGCGCGATGCACAACTGCAAGGCACCTTCGAACTGTCCATCCAGAACGAAGCACAGATGAGCTCCACAGTTTGGAACTACTACAACTGGGTCTTCCAGAACCCCGCTACACCGGAACACATCTCGCAGACTCAGTTCGGTAACTATGGTCTCTACGACAACCCTGAAGCATTTGAGCTCCTCAACCAGCTTGATCGTGTTGAGATCGGCGATGACGAAGCTATCAAGGAGATCACATCCAAGTTGCAGAAGATCACTTTGACCGAGCTTCCCACCATCCCGCTTTGGTACAACGGTTTGTGGGCCCAATACAGCAACGCTGTGTGGACGAACTGGCCCTCCTCGGCTGATGGCTCCAACCATTATCTGCCCGCCAGCTGGCGTGGCTACTGGAACCTCTCCGGTATCCAGATGTTGCTTGACTTGAAACCCGTCGAACAGCAGTAA
- a CDS encoding alkaline phosphatase family protein: MNKVILILSDGLRYDTAVDSMGYLGHLVETKQASLYKVTGELPSLSRPIYETIHTGLLSSEHGILGNAIVHLSTKPNIFQLAKDAGKVTAAAAYSWFSELYNRTPYNRIEDKEIDDTSLSIQHGRFYTEDDYPDAELFASAAWLVRKYSPDYLLVHPMGMDYHGETYGSDSKEYRNHAIRQDMYLVSLLLEWQKLGYHILVTSDHGMNKDGAHGGTTSEVRDVPLYMIRQNVEERGDTHETVSQLQIAPTILKLLNIKIPDTMKHLPID; this comes from the coding sequence ATGAACAAGGTCATACTTATACTTTCAGATGGATTACGCTACGATACTGCCGTGGATAGCATGGGCTATCTCGGTCATTTGGTAGAGACGAAACAAGCCAGTCTTTATAAAGTGACGGGTGAATTGCCGAGTCTGTCACGTCCCATTTATGAGACGATCCACACGGGGCTACTCTCCAGCGAACATGGCATCCTTGGAAATGCCATTGTGCATCTCTCGACTAAGCCAAATATTTTTCAATTGGCAAAGGATGCAGGAAAAGTCACTGCGGCGGCGGCGTACTCATGGTTCTCGGAGTTATATAACCGCACACCCTATAATCGAATTGAAGACAAGGAAATCGACGATACATCGTTATCCATTCAACATGGGCGCTTTTATACAGAGGATGATTATCCAGATGCGGAGTTATTCGCCTCGGCCGCATGGTTGGTACGGAAATATTCCCCCGATTATTTGTTAGTCCACCCAATGGGAATGGATTATCATGGCGAAACCTACGGCTCTGATTCAAAGGAATATCGCAATCATGCCATTCGGCAGGATATGTACCTAGTGTCGCTTCTTCTTGAATGGCAGAAGCTTGGCTATCATATCCTCGTCACCTCTGACCATGGCATGAACAAGGATGGTGCGCATGGAGGCACCACCTCTGAGGTGAGGGATGTTCCGTTGTATATGATCAGGCAAAACGTCGAGGAAAGAGGCGATACCCATGAAACCGTCTCGCAATTGCAGATCGCTCCCACCATCCTAAAACTGCTCAATATCAAAATTCCAGACACAATGAAACACCTACCGATAGACTAA